A stretch of the Duncaniella dubosii genome encodes the following:
- a CDS encoding heavy-metal-associated domain-containing protein, which translates to MKRILSLALMLVSLTVIANAKAPADTTAIFNVMPKMSCQNCENKIKSNLRFEKGIKSIETSLDSQTVTVVFNPKKTNVENIQKGFKKIGYAATLIPECEDDQKKENKTIKE; encoded by the coding sequence ATGAAACGAATCCTCTCATTAGCCCTGATGCTTGTATCACTCACAGTAATCGCCAATGCAAAAGCTCCTGCCGACACGACAGCAATCTTCAACGTTATGCCCAAAATGTCGTGTCAGAACTGCGAAAACAAAATCAAATCAAACCTGCGTTTCGAAAAGGGAATCAAGTCCATCGAAACATCGCTTGACAGCCAGACTGTAACAGTGGTTTTCAATCCCAAGAAGACCAATGTCGAGAATATTCAGAAGGGTTTCAAGAAAATAGGCTATGCTGCCACTCTCATCCCTGAATGCGAGGACGACCAGAAGAAAGAAAACAAGACTATAAAAGAATAG
- a CDS encoding SusC/RagA family TonB-linked outer membrane protein: MRLFLLGIMLAISTVVLSAQTRPLIGKVVDENDEGLIGATVKVEGTTQATATDVEGQYTVAVKTGSKVTLTISYIGYKTVAVEVGPDQNNIVTKMEVNSNVMDEVVIIGYGTAKKQSLTSSVETISGDELIRIPAMNVDQTLAGQVAGLGVMSTTGDPSSAKEATMSIRGNTGNPLLVIDGVPRLGTNTSDGEMRLSDLNPDDIQSISILKDAAAAAVYGARAANGVILVQTKRGQDSGRARVNFRGQFNLQEATYLPKFLDSYKFAELYNRAVENSGSDIYTPYDLSLLDSDPNVYGNSNMLDYLNKWGNSQRYSLSVSGGSKSVRYFISGGYTRTKGLYSNVSRDRYNYSAKLDADLIKGLTLSVDLTGSVSENKNSSYTTIDAAYNFSPLQVLTFTDGRLASIDGSNPLINVYGNGGYNKVNSDFHTVNAVLRYSIPKVDGLQIYLKGTVDLNHQNTTQYSKPVALYLYDQETGTTSVDPNTVYPKAKIKMEDRHQTINNKLVEAGISYDHTFGGKHSVTGLAVVNYQDYRNKYLTGRNDDLPGEFPEVIGNTSSGFLSGNEYYSERASLVGRATYGFDSRYFAEFSFRVDGSTRFAPENRWGFFPTVSASWVVSNEPFFKNISPAVMSFAKVRGSYGILGDDGNASDYDYLRKYIFAMNGGYPIGGIFGPGIITEAGSYPNPDLEWGKSKDFNIGLDLGFWNNRFSITGEYFERRRSNMVMDAPAYLFPPSVGTGGSVPKVNIGEVLYRGWDISLKHLNTIGDFRYNVTVNVSRATDEVLDYGDESAYLPNLRRKGKSYSSKAMYEAAGLFQSYEEIAEWPVDQDGFGNTTLAPGDIKYIDQDGDGLLTRNDRIYVKNSSLPDLNFGVGIGAEWKGIYMNAQFQGVAGYNQLISELYTLENRSLQRFQDYHYTNSWTPENPHAEYPRVKFSSSSDNNRLESTFWVKKCNFLRLKALTLGYRFPSKMLSKAHISALDIALQGGNLFTVSSLHNMDPESLRGYPLQRTYGLTVNFGF; this comes from the coding sequence ATGCGATTATTCCTATTGGGCATAATGCTCGCTATTTCCACTGTGGTTCTGTCAGCGCAGACACGGCCTCTTATAGGCAAGGTGGTCGATGAGAACGACGAAGGGCTCATCGGGGCTACTGTAAAAGTAGAAGGAACAACACAGGCGACAGCTACCGATGTCGAGGGCCAGTACACAGTGGCTGTAAAGACCGGAAGCAAGGTGACACTTACTATTTCATATATCGGCTATAAGACTGTTGCTGTCGAGGTCGGCCCTGACCAGAACAATATAGTAACAAAAATGGAAGTGAATTCCAATGTGATGGATGAAGTGGTCATCATCGGCTACGGTACAGCCAAGAAACAATCGCTGACTTCTTCGGTTGAGACAATCTCGGGCGATGAGCTTATTCGCATTCCAGCCATGAATGTCGACCAGACTCTTGCCGGTCAGGTTGCCGGCCTTGGTGTGATGAGCACTACCGGCGACCCGTCGTCGGCCAAGGAAGCGACAATGAGCATACGCGGTAATACGGGAAACCCGCTTCTTGTGATTGATGGTGTCCCACGTCTTGGAACCAACACTTCGGACGGCGAGATGCGTCTAAGCGATCTTAACCCTGACGATATACAGAGCATTTCGATTCTCAAGGATGCCGCTGCTGCCGCTGTCTACGGTGCGCGTGCCGCCAATGGTGTCATTCTCGTCCAGACAAAGCGCGGACAGGATTCCGGACGTGCGCGTGTCAATTTCCGCGGTCAGTTCAACCTTCAGGAAGCCACCTATCTTCCCAAATTCCTCGACAGTTATAAATTTGCCGAGCTGTATAACCGTGCGGTAGAAAATTCAGGCAGTGACATCTATACTCCCTACGACCTCTCGCTCCTCGACTCCGACCCTAACGTATATGGCAACTCCAATATGCTTGACTATCTCAACAAGTGGGGCAACTCGCAGCGCTACTCACTTTCGGTGTCGGGCGGTTCCAAAAGTGTGCGCTATTTTATATCGGGCGGATACACACGCACCAAGGGGCTCTATTCAAATGTAAGCCGTGACCGCTACAACTATTCGGCCAAACTTGATGCCGATCTCATCAAGGGGCTTACTCTTTCGGTCGACCTTACGGGATCAGTGTCTGAAAACAAGAATTCAAGCTACACCACCATTGATGCGGCCTATAATTTCTCTCCGCTGCAGGTGCTGACTTTCACTGACGGACGCCTTGCCAGCATCGATGGGTCGAATCCGCTGATAAATGTCTATGGAAATGGCGGATATAACAAGGTCAATTCCGACTTCCACACGGTCAATGCTGTGCTACGTTATTCAATCCCTAAGGTCGACGGACTTCAGATCTATCTTAAAGGTACGGTCGACCTGAACCATCAGAATACAACCCAGTATTCCAAGCCGGTGGCGCTATATCTCTACGATCAGGAGACGGGGACGACATCCGTCGACCCGAATACGGTTTATCCGAAAGCAAAGATAAAGATGGAGGACCGTCACCAGACCATCAACAACAAGCTTGTCGAGGCTGGTATCAGCTATGACCATACATTCGGCGGGAAGCATTCGGTGACAGGTCTGGCCGTGGTCAACTATCAGGACTATCGCAACAAATATCTGACAGGACGCAACGATGATCTTCCCGGAGAGTTCCCCGAAGTCATCGGCAATACTTCAAGCGGCTTTCTTTCAGGCAATGAATACTACAGCGAGCGTGCTTCGCTCGTGGGCCGTGCCACTTACGGATTCGATTCTCGCTATTTCGCGGAATTCAGTTTCCGTGTCGACGGCTCGACCCGATTTGCGCCCGAAAACCGCTGGGGATTCTTCCCGACAGTATCTGCATCGTGGGTCGTCTCAAACGAACCGTTCTTCAAGAATATCTCACCTGCAGTGATGTCGTTTGCCAAAGTGCGCGGATCATACGGTATACTTGGCGACGACGGCAATGCGTCTGATTACGACTATCTGCGCAAATATATATTCGCAATGAACGGAGGTTATCCGATCGGAGGCATATTCGGCCCGGGTATCATAACTGAAGCCGGTTCATATCCCAATCCGGACCTTGAATGGGGCAAGTCGAAGGATTTCAATATCGGTCTTGACCTCGGTTTCTGGAACAACCGTTTTTCAATTACCGGCGAATATTTCGAGCGTCGCCGTTCGAACATGGTAATGGACGCGCCTGCATATCTTTTCCCTCCTTCTGTCGGAACAGGCGGTTCAGTGCCTAAGGTAAATATAGGTGAAGTGCTCTATCGCGGATGGGATATTTCGCTGAAACATCTCAATACAATCGGCGATTTCCGCTATAACGTGACTGTCAACGTGTCACGTGCCACCGACGAGGTTCTCGACTATGGCGATGAGTCGGCCTATCTGCCGAATCTCCGCCGCAAAGGCAAGAGCTATTCGTCGAAGGCCATGTATGAGGCCGCAGGTCTTTTCCAAAGCTATGAGGAAATAGCCGAATGGCCTGTCGATCAGGACGGTTTCGGCAATACAACACTTGCTCCCGGCGACATCAAGTATATTGATCAGGACGGCGACGGACTCCTGACGCGCAATGACCGCATCTATGTCAAGAACTCTTCACTTCCAGACCTTAATTTCGGTGTCGGCATCGGTGCTGAATGGAAAGGAATCTACATGAATGCACAGTTTCAGGGTGTGGCCGGTTATAATCAGCTGATCAGTGAGCTGTATACTCTTGAAAACCGTTCGCTCCAGCGCTTTCAGGACTATCATTACACCAACTCTTGGACTCCTGAGAATCCGCATGCCGAATATCCGCGTGTGAAATTCTCATCGTCATCTGACAACAACCGACTTGAAAGCACATTCTGGGTGAAAAAATGTAATTTCCTCCGTCTGAAGGCATTGACCCTCGGCTATCGTTTCCCGTCGAAAATGCTCAGCAAGGCTCATATATCGGCTCTTGACATCGCGCTTCAGGGCGGTAATCTGTTTACGGTATCTTCTCTCCACAACATGGATCCCGAGTCGCTCAGAGGCTATCCGCTTCAGCGCACTTATGGTCTGACAGTGAATTTCGGCTTCTGA
- a CDS encoding TlpA family protein disulfide reductase, whose product MARVEYKDITIWLNVYNDSSALSDDIFAQAIPLNQLEDGEAILKEARSREKLMELLSFKRMMPIHEGDRFPEFTAMDIDGIECSNKDLEGKVTVLNLWTSTCGPCRAEMPELSTWKELYPDVVFLSATYEDADKARPVVEKLGFTWRHLVNDTLFLRWNNGKGFPMTIVVDRKGIIRRAVNGTNPGIRADILATIAECVEE is encoded by the coding sequence ATGGCCAGGGTAGAATATAAGGATATAACAATCTGGCTTAATGTCTATAACGATTCTTCGGCCCTGTCCGACGACATTTTTGCACAAGCCATACCGCTGAATCAACTGGAAGACGGGGAGGCTATTTTGAAAGAGGCTCGGAGTCGTGAGAAGCTTATGGAGCTTCTGTCGTTTAAACGAATGATGCCGATTCATGAGGGCGACAGATTTCCTGAATTTACCGCTATGGACATTGACGGGATAGAGTGCAGTAATAAAGATTTAGAAGGTAAGGTAACAGTGCTGAATCTATGGACTTCGACCTGTGGGCCATGCCGTGCTGAGATGCCTGAACTTTCGACTTGGAAAGAACTCTATCCTGATGTGGTGTTTCTGTCTGCTACATACGAAGATGCCGACAAGGCACGGCCTGTAGTGGAAAAACTTGGTTTCACATGGCGTCATCTTGTCAATGATACTCTGTTTCTGCGTTGGAATAATGGGAAAGGTTTCCCTATGACAATTGTAGTCGATAGGAAGGGAATAATCCGCCGGGCCGTTAATGGCACAAATCCCGGCATCCGTGCCGATATTCTCGCGACGATAGCCGAATGTGTAGAGGAATAG
- a CDS encoding zinc-dependent metalloprotease yields MDRRIIALIPLVATMLSGVLLPQGISAKKKKVTMPKVELSGAAKDSADFMKNLKDAKVCKGMFNTYFDKKNKLWIELPDSVLDCTYLLVNRVNSLSTTKDYVAGQMACNPMLIRFTRDDNNVYLHLIQTASEVPADDPIKVSFDRNFVDPVLKAFKIANKNKDGVFIDVTSFFGGNEKVISPIKEANPLAKLLGGKEGIKGTFYADGSSIVSVKSFPENVEIKSRLAYTTSSATQPYTVVMSRSIVRLPDEPMAMRIHDNRVGYFSELKNKYSSSTDGAKPYEVITRHRLEPRDEDREAYFAGKLVEPKKKIVFYVDSAFPEKWRGAVKEGIEYWNTAFEAAGFKNAIEARDYPADDPDFDPDDIRYSCVRYCVTPTANAMGPSYTDPRTGEILGADVIWYHNILELVHNWRFTQTAAVDPRVRTKVFADSVMYESLTYVAAHEIGHCLGLMHNMGASHSFTLDNLRDPEFTQKHGTTPSIMDYARNNFVAQPGDFERGVRLTPPPVGVYDIHAINWGYRLIPGAKTMEDEKPTLEKWIREKDGDKMYEFGAQQFLGLVDPTDQTEDLGNDHLKAGDMSISNLKIIMDNFEDWAGDKGEHYESLSDMYKAVVSQYLRHVGHVYPYIGGVEFKEIRQGMNDGDARNFIPKARQREAMKWLLNQARTCDWLTPPSLMAKWEEPYEWKEKMQRNIVACLLISTNLQRIKEGGRLDPVNNYKLRDYMDDAIHSIFEATYKGKALDATERNLQASAIGVMVNYSGLKPKEQKASSSKSLSIVDEFAMTLAEITVPQLPCGLAHLESAADPDEARSFLRILLNQTALPVTEMQPMMTARLKEIMNLYKTKRASAPDADTRDFYDYQILAIGKILKND; encoded by the coding sequence ATGGACAGACGTATTATCGCGCTTATTCCTCTGGTTGCAACCATGTTGAGTGGTGTTTTATTGCCTCAGGGAATCTCTGCGAAGAAAAAGAAGGTCACTATGCCAAAGGTGGAGCTGTCAGGGGCAGCTAAGGACAGTGCGGATTTCATGAAAAATTTGAAGGATGCCAAGGTTTGCAAGGGTATGTTCAATACTTATTTCGACAAGAAAAACAAATTGTGGATTGAACTTCCCGACAGTGTTCTTGACTGCACATATCTTCTTGTGAACCGTGTCAACAGTCTTTCGACAACCAAAGACTACGTGGCCGGACAGATGGCCTGCAATCCTATGCTCATCAGATTCACGCGCGATGACAACAACGTCTACCTTCACCTCATACAGACTGCGTCGGAAGTTCCGGCCGATGATCCTATCAAGGTTTCATTTGACCGTAACTTCGTCGACCCTGTGCTCAAGGCTTTCAAGATTGCCAACAAAAATAAAGATGGCGTGTTCATTGATGTCACTTCTTTTTTCGGAGGCAATGAAAAGGTCATCTCTCCCATCAAGGAGGCCAACCCGCTTGCCAAGCTTCTTGGGGGCAAAGAGGGTATAAAGGGCACTTTCTATGCTGACGGTTCGTCGATTGTTTCTGTAAAATCCTTCCCGGAAAATGTCGAGATAAAGAGCCGTCTTGCCTACACTACTTCGAGTGCCACTCAGCCATATACTGTGGTTATGTCGCGTTCGATAGTCCGCCTGCCAGATGAACCGATGGCGATGCGTATCCACGACAACCGTGTGGGCTACTTTTCAGAACTGAAAAACAAGTATTCCTCCTCGACTGACGGAGCTAAGCCCTATGAGGTCATAACACGTCACAGACTTGAACCGCGCGATGAAGACCGTGAGGCATACTTTGCCGGTAAGCTTGTCGAGCCGAAAAAGAAGATTGTATTTTACGTTGACTCGGCTTTCCCGGAAAAATGGCGTGGAGCCGTCAAGGAAGGAATCGAATACTGGAATACAGCCTTCGAGGCCGCCGGATTCAAGAATGCGATAGAGGCGCGCGACTATCCTGCCGACGATCCTGATTTCGATCCGGATGATATCCGCTATTCCTGTGTCCGATATTGCGTCACTCCGACCGCCAATGCAATGGGCCCGTCATATACCGACCCACGCACAGGTGAGATTCTCGGTGCAGATGTCATCTGGTATCACAATATCCTTGAACTTGTCCACAACTGGCGTTTCACCCAGACGGCGGCTGTCGATCCCCGTGTCCGCACAAAGGTATTTGCCGATTCAGTGATGTATGAGTCGCTGACTTATGTGGCTGCCCATGAAATCGGCCACTGTCTCGGCCTCATGCACAACATGGGAGCTTCTCACTCGTTTACTCTCGACAATCTTCGCGACCCGGAGTTCACTCAGAAGCACGGCACTACTCCGAGCATCATGGACTATGCTCGCAACAATTTCGTGGCTCAGCCCGGAGACTTTGAGCGTGGAGTGCGACTTACGCCTCCTCCGGTGGGAGTCTATGACATCCATGCCATCAACTGGGGCTACCGTCTCATCCCCGGTGCAAAGACTATGGAGGACGAGAAGCCCACTCTTGAAAAATGGATCAGAGAGAAGGACGGCGACAAAATGTATGAGTTCGGCGCACAGCAGTTCCTCGGACTTGTTGACCCGACCGACCAGACCGAAGACCTCGGCAACGACCATCTGAAGGCCGGAGACATGTCGATTTCCAATCTGAAGATTATCATGGATAATTTCGAGGATTGGGCAGGTGACAAGGGCGAACACTACGAATCGCTCAGCGACATGTATAAGGCTGTTGTCAGCCAGTATCTCCGTCATGTCGGACATGTCTACCCCTACATTGGCGGTGTCGAGTTTAAGGAAATCCGTCAGGGGATGAACGATGGCGATGCCCGTAATTTCATTCCCAAAGCACGCCAGCGAGAGGCTATGAAATGGCTTCTCAATCAGGCTCGCACATGTGACTGGCTCACTCCTCCGAGCCTAATGGCCAAATGGGAAGAACCATACGAATGGAAAGAGAAAATGCAGCGTAACATTGTGGCTTGCCTGCTCATCTCGACCAATCTGCAGCGCATAAAGGAAGGTGGCCGGCTTGACCCCGTCAACAATTATAAGCTCCGCGACTATATGGACGATGCAATCCATTCGATTTTCGAGGCGACATATAAGGGCAAGGCGCTTGATGCGACCGAGCGCAACCTTCAGGCTTCGGCAATCGGTGTGATGGTCAACTATTCGGGTCTCAAACCGAAGGAACAGAAAGCGTCCTCGTCAAAATCTCTTTCGATAGTCGACGAATTTGCCATGACCCTCGCGGAAATCACAGTGCCCCAGTTGCCATGTGGCCTCGCGCATCTCGAATCTGCCGCAGACCCTGACGAAGCCCGGTCATTCCTGAGAATACTTCTCAACCAGACCGCGCTGCCTGTCACTGAAATGCAGCCTATGATGACGGCACGCCTCAAGGAAATCATGAACCTCTACAAGACAAAGCGTGCCTCGGCTCCTGATGCCGACACCCGTGATTTCTATGACTACCAGATTCTTGCAATCGGCAAGATTCTTAAAAACGACTAA
- a CDS encoding nitroreductase family protein, whose product MDKLTLESLRELLKSNRSYRRFDGSKAISESTLRELVGLTRYCSSARNLQPLRYRTVTSAEEREAIFPALKWAGYLSDWDGPAPTERPGAYLVQCLDTSLTANCLCDDGLQLEAITLGAAVLGIHCCIIKAFNIQEIISTLHLPEQYKPLYVLALGYPAEKVVLTDTDGTHDADIRYYRTPDSTHVVPKRPAEELIINL is encoded by the coding sequence ATGGATAAACTCACTCTCGAATCGCTCAGGGAGCTTCTTAAAAGCAACCGCAGCTATCGCCGCTTTGATGGGTCAAAGGCTATTTCCGAATCGACACTGCGTGAATTAGTCGGTCTGACACGCTATTGTTCGTCGGCGCGAAACCTCCAGCCACTGCGCTACCGCACGGTAACATCGGCAGAAGAACGCGAGGCTATATTTCCGGCGCTGAAATGGGCCGGGTATCTTAGCGACTGGGACGGACCTGCCCCTACGGAACGTCCGGGCGCATATCTCGTCCAGTGTCTCGACACGAGTCTGACCGCCAACTGTCTGTGTGACGACGGACTTCAGCTCGAAGCAATCACACTCGGGGCTGCCGTTTTAGGAATCCACTGCTGCATAATCAAGGCATTCAACATCCAAGAAATCATTTCGACACTCCATCTGCCTGAACAATACAAACCTCTGTATGTCCTTGCTCTCGGCTACCCGGCCGAAAAAGTGGTATTAACGGATACAGACGGCACTCATGACGCTGACATCCGCTACTACCGCACCCCGGACTCCACACATGTAGTTCCAAAACGTCCAGCGGAGGAGCTGATAATCAATCTTTAA
- a CDS encoding TonB-dependent receptor plug domain-containing protein, which translates to MNGILKTVFLFTSLQAAFNCQSSPLTQEPDTLGLELQEVVISERRTLGKLRGRATNTEVISASDLKRAACCNLGESFTTNPSVDVSYSDAATGARQIKLLGLSGSYVQMLTENIPNFRGAAGPFGLGYIAGPWMQSIQVSKGASSVKNGYESITGQINIEMKKPQLDPSLSANLYADHKGKLEGNFDGNIHLGEKWSTGILLHGENSFTTHDENDDGFADSPRLRQFAGMNRWAYLGTSYVFQAAVKYLDERRKSGQIAHGHHYTDPYIIDISTRRVEAFTKNAYIFDRDNDGNVAMIASMSFHDQNAEYGRKLYDVIQREAYVSAMFERKWNDLHALSTGLSMVYDNYRQHLRASNAPDAVTADIDSHEMTTGAYGQYTLNIDNSLIAMAGIRGDYSSHYGWMFTPRLHVRYNIMDPLSLQLSAGRGYRSPQPLAEYHYMLASSRSLIIENNLRQESAWNFGAGVTSSLRLFGRSLSLSGEYYYTRFTDQLLLDLDTDPHAAIIGNLGGRSYSHTFQIEASYNILSDLNFSAAYRLTDVQANYGDGMRQKPLTSRNKGLLTLGYTQTWGSGSSTSPAP; encoded by the coding sequence ATGAACGGAATATTAAAAACGGTCTTTTTATTTACCTCCCTTCAGGCAGCATTCAACTGCCAGTCCTCGCCTCTGACCCAAGAACCCGACACACTCGGCCTTGAACTGCAGGAAGTGGTCATCTCCGAACGACGCACTCTCGGCAAACTGCGCGGACGCGCGACGAATACTGAAGTCATCTCCGCTTCCGACCTAAAACGGGCTGCATGCTGCAATCTTGGAGAAAGTTTCACCACCAACCCGTCGGTCGACGTGAGCTACAGCGACGCGGCGACAGGAGCACGCCAGATTAAACTCCTCGGACTGTCTGGCAGCTACGTGCAGATGCTGACTGAAAATATCCCTAATTTCCGAGGTGCCGCCGGACCGTTCGGACTCGGATATATAGCCGGACCTTGGATGCAGTCAATTCAAGTGTCGAAAGGCGCAAGCTCGGTCAAAAACGGCTATGAGTCAATAACCGGACAGATAAACATCGAGATGAAGAAACCGCAGCTCGACCCGAGTCTCTCTGCCAATCTCTATGCCGACCACAAAGGAAAACTCGAAGGAAACTTCGACGGCAACATACATCTCGGAGAAAAATGGAGCACCGGCATCCTGCTCCACGGAGAAAATTCATTCACGACCCACGACGAAAACGACGACGGATTTGCCGATTCACCTCGCCTGAGACAGTTTGCAGGAATGAACAGATGGGCATATCTCGGAACAAGCTATGTGTTTCAGGCAGCGGTCAAATATCTTGACGAACGACGCAAAAGCGGACAGATTGCCCACGGACACCACTACACCGACCCATATATAATCGACATAAGCACCCGCCGCGTCGAAGCCTTCACCAAAAACGCCTATATATTCGACCGCGACAACGACGGCAATGTGGCCATGATAGCCTCAATGAGCTTCCACGACCAGAACGCAGAATACGGCCGCAAGCTCTACGATGTCATCCAGCGCGAAGCATACGTGTCGGCCATGTTCGAGCGAAAATGGAACGATCTCCATGCCCTTTCGACAGGACTCAGCATGGTCTATGACAATTACCGCCAGCATCTGCGTGCGTCAAATGCACCGGATGCGGTGACTGCCGACATCGACAGTCACGAAATGACAACAGGCGCTTACGGACAGTATACACTCAACATCGACAACAGCCTCATAGCCATGGCCGGAATACGCGGAGACTACAGCTCGCACTACGGCTGGATGTTCACCCCGCGTCTGCATGTCCGCTACAATATCATGGATCCGTTATCACTACAGCTTTCGGCCGGACGCGGCTACCGTTCGCCACAACCGCTTGCCGAGTACCACTACATGCTCGCCTCGTCACGCTCGCTCATCATCGAAAACAATCTCCGTCAGGAGAGCGCGTGGAATTTCGGAGCCGGCGTGACCTCGTCGCTACGTCTTTTCGGCCGTTCGCTCAGTCTGTCCGGCGAATATTACTACACGCGCTTTACCGACCAGCTCCTGCTCGACCTCGACACAGACCCGCATGCAGCCATAATCGGCAACCTCGGAGGGCGCTCATACTCACATACATTCCAGATTGAAGCGAGCTACAACATACTCTCCGACCTTAATTTCTCGGCAGCCTACCGTCTGACAGACGTACAGGCAAATTACGGAGACGGCATGCGCCAAAAACCGCTGACTTCACGCAACAAGGGTCTTCTGACCCTCGGATACACCCAAACATGGGGCTCTGGCAGCTCGACATCACCTGCGCCCTAA
- a CDS encoding sialate O-acetylesterase, with translation MKTSILTISLAFLAIAAESEAKVRPASLITDNMVLPQNSNARIYGIADPGAEITVIPSWNNKTYSTSTDRTGEWSLAIETPAGGFTPYSITISDGEPLTVNNVLIGEVWLASGQSNMQMPLKGFPGCCTLGGYDEIASSGDEAGNVRFFTVPQTQSYTPLDTVAASWTVPSPETAPDYSALAWHFAKRMSDVLNVPVGIVSAAYGGAKVESWTPRDMLEKYPDISLDPKDIEPMVHYHRPMLMYNAMFNPIKNYTYNGIIWYQGCSNVSTYQTYSERLAAMVKRWRDDIGLGDIPFYDVEIAPYEYGDPTEKGKAPLLREAQWKAIGMIPNSAMISTNDLVEPYERFNIHPANKAAVGKRLCDLALNKTYGKKQFPVESPRYKSHRFTDGAAWVAIDSPSDGICRNYMIEGFEIAGPDKIFHPADSVWLHWQTNEMVVSSKKVPNPVAVRYGWRDFMPGNLHAGNYLPLIPFRTDDWE, from the coding sequence ATGAAAACATCAATCCTCACCATTTCTCTGGCCTTCCTCGCTATTGCCGCCGAGAGCGAAGCCAAAGTCCGGCCTGCATCACTGATCACCGACAATATGGTGCTTCCACAAAATTCGAATGCGCGGATCTACGGGATAGCCGACCCCGGCGCAGAAATCACCGTAATCCCGTCGTGGAACAACAAGACTTATTCAACCTCCACCGACCGCACAGGAGAATGGTCGCTTGCCATCGAAACCCCGGCAGGCGGCTTTACGCCCTACAGCATCACTATATCCGACGGTGAGCCACTGACTGTCAACAATGTGCTTATCGGAGAAGTATGGCTTGCCTCAGGACAGTCAAACATGCAGATGCCGCTTAAAGGTTTCCCCGGATGCTGCACGCTCGGCGGATATGACGAAATAGCCTCTTCAGGCGACGAAGCAGGAAATGTCAGATTTTTCACTGTCCCGCAGACACAGAGCTACACTCCGCTCGACACTGTGGCCGCCTCTTGGACCGTTCCCTCTCCGGAAACAGCTCCCGATTACAGCGCGCTCGCATGGCATTTCGCAAAACGGATGTCAGACGTGCTAAATGTCCCGGTCGGAATCGTAAGCGCAGCCTACGGCGGGGCCAAGGTCGAAAGCTGGACTCCACGCGACATGCTTGAGAAATATCCCGATATATCGCTCGACCCGAAAGACATTGAACCGATGGTCCACTACCACCGTCCGATGCTGATGTATAACGCCATGTTCAATCCGATAAAGAACTACACGTATAACGGTATCATCTGGTATCAGGGCTGCTCGAACGTCTCTACCTATCAGACATATTCCGAGCGTCTTGCTGCTATGGTCAAACGCTGGCGCGATGACATCGGCCTCGGCGACATCCCCTTCTATGACGTCGAAATCGCCCCTTACGAGTATGGCGACCCGACAGAAAAAGGCAAAGCCCCCTTGCTGCGCGAAGCCCAGTGGAAGGCAATCGGCATGATTCCGAACAGTGCAATGATTTCAACCAATGACCTTGTAGAACCCTACGAGCGTTTCAACATCCATCCCGCCAACAAGGCTGCCGTCGGCAAACGCCTGTGTGACCTTGCATTGAACAAGACATACGGTAAGAAACAATTTCCGGTGGAAAGCCCACGCTACAAGAGCCACCGGTTCACTGACGGCGCTGCATGGGTAGCGATTGATTCCCCCTCCGACGGTATCTGCCGCAATTATATGATCGAAGGTTTTGAAATCGCTGGTCCTGACAAAATTTTTCACCCTGCCGACTCCGTATGGCTTCACTGGCAGACCAACGAAATGGTCGTATCGAGCAAGAAAGTTCCTAATCCGGTTGCCGTACGTTACGGATGGCGTGATTTCATGCCGGGAAATCTCCATGCCGGCAATTATCTGCCTCTGATACCTTTCCGTACAGACGATTGGGAGTAA